A stretch of Brassica napus cultivar Da-Ae chromosome C6, Da-Ae, whole genome shotgun sequence DNA encodes these proteins:
- the LOC106407773 gene encoding glutathione S-transferase T3-like gives MEFNPFTSGPKFVDLLQSQQTIFGSSEVPVYGTPHSVGSVSVVEGKERRAWTPADDILLISAWLNTSKDPVVGNEQRSGAFWKRIAAYFGASQKAEGSKPRESTHCKQRWQKINDLVCKFCGSFEAATRKKTSGQNETDVLKKAHEIFYNNHQKKFNLEHAWMELRNDQKWCDLSSSKLEGIYRKRKVADAGAATEADECTSRPPGVKAAKARGKKSAVEEKGVSAFESMWTIKQADLASKERLSKMALLDRLFAKEGPLNEREEALKTRLIDELLAV, from the coding sequence ATGGAATTTAATCCATTTACGAGTGGACCAAAATTTGTTGATCTTCTCCAAAGTCAACAAACTATATTTGGTTCATCTGAAGTCCCTGTATATGGAACTCCACATTCTGTCGGTTCAGTGAGTGTTGTAGAGGGTAAAGAACGGAGGGCATGGACGCCTGCAGATGACATTTTGCTCATCAGTGCCTGGCTCAACACGAGCAAAGACCCAGTCGTGGGTAATGAGCAAAGATCAGGCGCATTCTGGAAAAGAATTGCAGCCTACTTTGGGGCAAGCCAGAAAGCTGAAGGGTCCAAACCGAGAGAGTCGACGCACTGTAAGCAGCGGTGGCAGAAGATCAACGACCTCGTGTGCAAGTTCTGTGGCTCGTTTGAAGctgcaacaaggaagaagaccagcGGACAAAATGAAACTGATGTCCTAAAAAAAGCGCATGAGATCTTCTACAACAACCATCAAAAGAAGTTCAATCTCGAGCATGCGTGGATGGAGCTCCGAAACGATCAGAAATGGTGCGATCTTTCAAGCTCAAAACTGGAGGGAATCTATAGGAAGAGGAAGGTGGCCGATGCTGGAGCTGCAACTGAAGCTGATGAATGCACGAGTCGTCCACCGGGTGTAAAGGCAGCTAAGGCACGTGGTAAGAAGTCAGCAGTTGAGGAGAAGGGGGTGTCAGCCTTTGAGTCCATGTGGACCATCAAACAGGCTGATCTAGCCTCTAAAGAAAGGCTCTCCAAGATGGCTCTGCTTGACAGGCTGTTTGCAAAAGAAGGACCATTGAATGAGCGTGAGGAAGCACTAAAGACCAGGCTGATAGATGAATTGTTGGCTGTTTGA